In Lacrimispora indolis DSM 755, a genomic segment contains:
- a CDS encoding FecCD family ABC transporter permease, protein MKKTDNGKDLQRRLYRLIFALGILTCFLITASLLVGLKNYSFKTLWESVTAYDPFNQAHQIIYTVRLPRIIGALLTGTILGICGLIMQSISSNPLGDPSLLGVSGGASVVIAVSYAISMNIGSVQRSVIAMAGAALAMIFVSLLSGKMGRRTDPLKLMLAGTAVSNFFGSLSLIIGIRSKTSRSLSFWIAGSLAGINATDLLFLTVSLIVILLIILYYRKDFALMVLGDELSTGLGANVDRARKAGLLVVVIGTGISVSVIGNVGFVGLCVPHIARLLFGSRFSFLLPVVAVMSAFLLGAADFMARSASAPLEIPVGAITALIGAPFFLYLARTQKKNGGRTAQ, encoded by the coding sequence ATGAAAAAAACAGATAATGGAAAAGACTTGCAAAGGAGGCTGTACAGGCTGATATTTGCCTTAGGTATCCTTACGTGCTTTCTTATAACAGCCAGTTTACTGGTGGGACTAAAAAATTACTCCTTTAAAACACTTTGGGAAAGTGTTACCGCATATGACCCTTTTAATCAGGCTCATCAGATTATATATACAGTACGCCTTCCAAGAATCATAGGCGCTTTATTAACAGGAACCATACTTGGAATCTGCGGACTGATCATGCAAAGTATCAGCAGCAATCCATTAGGAGACCCTTCTCTCCTTGGTGTATCAGGGGGAGCCAGTGTGGTAATTGCAGTCAGTTATGCCATCAGCATGAATATTGGTTCCGTTCAGCGTTCTGTCATTGCCATGGCAGGAGCTGCACTTGCCATGATATTTGTCAGTCTTTTATCCGGTAAAATGGGAAGAAGAACGGACCCCCTTAAACTGATGCTGGCAGGAACGGCTGTTTCTAATTTCTTTGGGAGCTTATCTCTGATCATAGGAATCAGAAGCAAAACCTCAAGGAGTTTAAGCTTTTGGATAGCAGGCAGCCTTGCCGGGATCAATGCAACGGACCTCTTATTTTTGACGGTCAGCTTAATCGTAATTCTTCTCATCATTCTGTACTACCGGAAAGATTTTGCACTGATGGTTTTAGGAGATGAGCTTTCAACGGGACTCGGGGCTAATGTGGACAGAGCACGCAAAGCAGGACTTCTGGTGGTGGTGATCGGTACAGGAATCAGTGTTTCTGTAATCGGAAACGTAGGATTTGTCGGACTGTGTGTCCCTCATATTGCAAGACTGCTGTTTGGAAGCCGTTTTTCTTTCCTGCTTCCGGTGGTAGCCGTTATGTCGGCATTTTTACTGGGAGCAGCAGATTTCATGGCACGTTCGGCCAGCGCGCCTCTTGAAATTCCGGTAGGTGCCATTACCGCTCTGATCGGTGCGCCGTTCTTTTTGTATCTGGCGAGAACGCAGAAAAAGAACGGAGGAAGGACTGCACAGTGA
- a CDS encoding ABC transporter ATP-binding protein, whose protein sequence is MELSAKGLSLCYEGKEVVHQLDAGVREGKITALIGANGSGKSTLLKGFARLLKPSAGEVLLFNEPLAAYDTKEIARHLSLLPQSPQAPIGINVFELVCFGRYPYLKRYKNDLTKDDYIKVEEAMKLTGTWEFRYRDINALSGGQRQRAWIALTLAQDSKILLLDEPTTFLDLTHQLEILKLLKKLNQEFKKTIVLVIHDLNQAARFADDLICLKSGEILYRGEVRDVFTSEMLRDVFQIDAKIVLDPRSSRPAFLSYDQVEKA, encoded by the coding sequence ATGGAATTAAGTGCAAAAGGGCTTTCCCTGTGTTATGAGGGGAAAGAAGTGGTTCATCAGCTTGATGCCGGAGTCAGAGAAGGAAAAATTACAGCATTAATCGGCGCAAACGGCAGCGGAAAATCCACCCTTTTAAAAGGCTTTGCAAGACTGTTAAAGCCTTCAGCCGGAGAAGTGCTGCTGTTTAATGAACCTTTGGCGGCATACGACACGAAAGAAATCGCCAGGCATTTATCCTTATTGCCCCAAAGTCCTCAGGCACCCATCGGAATCAATGTCTTTGAGCTGGTCTGCTTTGGCAGGTATCCTTATCTGAAAAGATATAAAAACGATCTGACAAAAGACGATTATATAAAAGTGGAAGAGGCCATGAAATTGACCGGTACCTGGGAATTTCGTTACAGGGATATTAATGCTTTATCAGGAGGCCAGAGGCAAAGGGCCTGGATCGCATTGACCCTGGCACAGGACAGTAAAATATTATTGCTGGATGAGCCTACTACGTTTTTGGATTTAACTCACCAGCTGGAAATACTGAAGCTTTTAAAGAAATTAAATCAGGAGTTTAAAAAGACGATTGTGCTGGTTATCCATGATTTGAATCAGGCGGCAAGGTTTGCAGACGATTTAATTTGTTTAAAAAGCGGAGAGATATTGTACAGAGGAGAAGTCAGGGATGTATTTACCAGTGAAATGCTGAGAGATGTATTTCAAATCGATGCAAAAATTGTTCTTGACCCAAGAAGCAGCAGGCCGGCATTCCTATCCTATGATCAAGTTGAAAAGGCATAA
- a CDS encoding helix-turn-helix domain-containing protein — protein MIYKNMDDYHAGFFKQLQFEQKNMGFYSIYSHPQKPDLGKIYYFEKEGYYKLFISNYTPARTFSLKFSIEERYFQMSNLLKGEGEYQLLGQPLFKLCPTSFLLTGTGRKGSQTWKGGQHYHAAEIVIRERYFKEYLAKAYAPYCIRFEDLPPDLLQNSFSPILLQLLQNLEYNANLGTLTPMLIEGKVLEIISELTKTYSQKIIPKTFSEPSQLIITLPSGKNILLSESDQKALHEAHNILTLEVCTPPTIKELAGRVYLNTQKLKAGFSHLYHMSIHQYVTSLRMSIACNLLSEASLSVADVSKQVGYHNCSKFIAMFQRYYGMTPLKYRNSL, from the coding sequence ATGATATATAAGAATATGGATGATTATCATGCCGGTTTTTTTAAGCAGCTTCAATTTGAACAAAAAAATATGGGGTTTTATTCCATATACTCCCACCCGCAAAAACCGGATTTGGGGAAGATTTATTACTTTGAGAAAGAGGGATATTATAAGTTATTCATCAGCAATTACACGCCTGCCCGGACTTTCTCACTAAAGTTTTCGATTGAAGAGCGTTATTTCCAGATGAGCAATCTTTTAAAAGGAGAAGGTGAATACCAGCTTTTGGGACAACCCTTATTTAAATTGTGTCCCACTTCATTTTTATTAACAGGAACCGGCAGAAAAGGCTCCCAGACCTGGAAAGGGGGGCAGCATTATCATGCAGCGGAAATTGTTATAAGAGAGAGATACTTTAAGGAATACTTAGCGAAAGCTTATGCCCCTTACTGCATCAGATTTGAGGATCTTCCTCCCGACCTTTTACAAAATTCATTTTCTCCCATACTGCTACAGCTTCTCCAAAACCTTGAATATAACGCAAACCTGGGCACGCTTACCCCTATGCTCATAGAAGGTAAAGTATTGGAAATCATATCGGAGCTTACCAAAACCTACTCACAAAAGATTATTCCGAAAACTTTCTCAGAGCCATCCCAGCTGATCATCACCTTACCTTCCGGGAAAAATATACTGTTAAGTGAAAGCGATCAAAAAGCGCTTCACGAAGCACACAACATTCTCACTTTAGAAGTTTGCACCCCGCCCACCATAAAAGAACTGGCCGGGCGGGTGTATTTGAATACGCAGAAATTAAAGGCAGGATTTTCCCATCTGTATCACATGTCCATCCATCAATATGTGACTTCTCTTAGAATGTCCATTGCCTGCAATCTGCTTAGCGAAGCTTCTCTATCCGTTGCCGATGTTTCAAAACAGGTGGGATACCATAACTGCAGTAAATTCATTGCCATGTTCCAGCGTTATTATGGTATGACTCCGCTTAAGTACCGGAATTCCTTATGA
- a CDS encoding carbohydrate ABC transporter permease, which produces MTRDRRMMINTFFRYLVLIAVGLIMVYPLIWMVGASFKTNAEIFSGIGFLPKKPTLSGYQGALKGYGGDINIFKAMLNTYEIVISKVVFTITSATITAYGFARFQFKGKGIFFAILMSTLFLPQVVLNVPQFIMYNQFNWIDSPLYLALIVPTLFATDTYFVFMLIQFLRNIPKELEEAAKIDGCNSLKTLWHVIVPMLKPSIVSCALFQFMWSSNDFMGPLLYVNTPARYPASIFVKMSMDADAGFEWNRVLAMSMISIIPSLIVFFLAQKSFVDGIAAGGVKG; this is translated from the coding sequence ATGACCAGAGATAGAAGAATGATGATTAATACATTTTTTCGGTATTTGGTATTGATTGCAGTAGGTCTTATTATGGTATATCCCCTGATCTGGATGGTAGGTGCATCCTTCAAAACAAATGCTGAAATTTTTAGCGGAATTGGGTTCCTTCCTAAAAAGCCCACCTTAAGTGGCTACCAGGGTGCTTTAAAAGGTTATGGGGGAGATATCAATATTTTTAAAGCTATGTTAAATACTTATGAGATTGTAATTTCAAAAGTAGTGTTTACGATTACGTCAGCTACTATTACAGCTTATGGTTTTGCCAGATTCCAGTTTAAAGGAAAGGGTATCTTTTTCGCAATCCTTATGTCTACTTTGTTTTTGCCTCAGGTTGTTTTAAATGTACCTCAGTTTATCATGTACAATCAGTTTAATTGGATTGATTCGCCTCTGTACCTGGCACTGATTGTACCGACCCTGTTTGCGACGGATACTTACTTTGTTTTCATGCTGATACAGTTTTTAAGAAATATTCCAAAAGAATTAGAGGAGGCAGCGAAGATTGATGGCTGTAATTCTTTAAAAACATTATGGCATGTAATTGTGCCGATGTTGAAACCATCAATTGTTTCCTGTGCCTTATTCCAGTTTATGTGGTCATCCAATGATTTCATGGGCCCGCTGCTTTATGTTAATACTCCTGCCAGATATCCGGCTTCTATTTTTGTTAAAATGTCCATGGATGCAGATGCAGGGTTTGAGTGGAACAGGGTTCTGGCTATGTCAATGATTTCGATTATACCGTCATTAATTGTTTTTTTCCTGGCTCAGAAATCTTTTGTTGATGGAATTGCAGCAGGCGGAGTTAAGGGATAG
- a CDS encoding carbohydrate ABC transporter permease codes for MTNLKRNLKRILRNNEGFLYILPWLIGFLVYKAYPFASSLFYSFTDYHLFNGIREFGLMNYKDIFNTKKIMDAYEVTFKYAFMTVPLKLIFALFIAYILNFKIRGVNIFRTAYYIPSILGGSIAIAVLWKAIFKNDGIINILLGYFGVEGPNWLASRTHALFVICFLRIWQFGSAMVIFLAALKGVSQDLYEAASIDGAGKWRQFFSITVPLITPVIFYNLVTQLCQAFQEFNGPYIITQGGPRGSTTLISLLIYNNAFKSYEMGMASAQAWLLFLIVMTLTAIAFVSQKKWVYYSDEEGR; via the coding sequence ATGACAAATTTGAAACGGAATTTAAAAAGGATTTTGCGCAATAATGAAGGTTTTTTATATATATTACCATGGCTAATAGGATTTTTAGTATATAAAGCATATCCGTTCGCATCTTCATTGTTTTACAGTTTTACGGATTACCATCTGTTTAATGGAATTAGGGAGTTTGGATTGATGAATTATAAAGATATTTTCAATACAAAAAAGATCATGGATGCTTACGAGGTTACCTTTAAATATGCGTTTATGACAGTTCCGTTAAAACTGATATTTGCTTTATTCATTGCTTATATATTAAATTTTAAAATTAGGGGAGTGAACATATTTCGGACGGCATATTATATTCCTTCAATCCTGGGAGGTTCTATAGCAATTGCTGTGCTCTGGAAGGCCATTTTTAAGAACGATGGTATTATCAATATCCTTTTAGGGTATTTTGGGGTAGAAGGGCCAAATTGGTTGGCCAGCCGTACTCACGCATTGTTTGTAATCTGTTTTTTACGTATATGGCAGTTTGGGTCGGCCATGGTAATATTTCTTGCTGCATTAAAGGGCGTTTCACAGGACTTATATGAAGCTGCTTCCATTGACGGAGCGGGTAAATGGAGACAGTTTTTCAGCATTACCGTACCGCTTATTACACCTGTAATCTTTTATAATCTGGTTACTCAATTATGTCAGGCATTTCAGGAATTCAATGGCCCATATATTATTACTCAGGGTGGTCCCAGAGGTTCAACAACCCTTATTTCACTGTTGATCTATAACAATGCATTTAAGAGTTATGAAATGGGTATGGCCAGTGCACAGGCGTGGCTGCTGTTTCTTATTGTAATGACACTTACTGCAATTGCATTTGTAAGTCAGAAAAAATGGGTTTACTATTCGGATGAGGAAGGGAGATAG
- a CDS encoding glycosyl hydrolase family 28 protein: MKFRVIFKTARKITIELLDAGIFYTDFTYDIYINGKNRMTSRRVVETVDGLKPDTEYTIQVVGEGTRSETVNVRTDYEFVTLDIKKFGAVGDGAHDDTLAIQAAISSCPLDSRVLIPKGIYRVSSIFLKSNITIDLAEGAVLSAFTEREKFAVLPGLIESWDEQEEYNLGSWEGNPLRMFSSIITGIGVTNVVITGKGVIDGNASYNNWWNDFRTIKGAYRPRMIFLNNCENITLHEFTTRNTPAWNIHPYFSRNLRFIGLHILNPKVSPNTDGMDPESCNGVEIVGTYFSVGDDCIAIKSGKIYMGKKYKEPSQNIEIRQCCMKDGHGSVTLGSEMAAGVRNLIVKDCLFLNTDRGLRIKTRRGRGKDAVIDNVVFENIRMNHVLSPFVVNSFYWDCDPDGHTEYVASKNPLPLDDRTPVIKSMVFKHIKAHNCHVCGTFIYGLPEAKIQNITMEDIEIDYCDNPTPEFPDLLADVEKITKMGIYVHNVQYLKMDNIRITGQEGSAWIIHQVDNFFKDGKRVEEGEDASNDKFETEFKKDFAQ, from the coding sequence ATGAAATTCAGGGTAATATTTAAAACGGCAAGGAAGATTACAATCGAACTTCTGGATGCGGGGATTTTTTATACGGATTTTACTTATGATATATATATTAATGGAAAGAATCGTATGACCAGCCGCCGTGTAGTGGAGACTGTTGATGGGTTGAAACCAGATACAGAGTATACGATACAGGTGGTAGGCGAAGGTACTAGGTCTGAGACTGTAAATGTAAGGACAGATTATGAATTTGTGACTTTGGATATTAAGAAATTTGGGGCCGTAGGGGATGGAGCTCATGATGATACCCTTGCAATTCAGGCAGCTATCAGTTCCTGTCCTCTGGATAGCAGAGTGCTTATACCAAAGGGAATTTACAGGGTATCCTCCATTTTTTTAAAAAGCAATATTACAATTGATTTGGCAGAAGGCGCCGTTCTTTCCGCCTTTACGGAACGGGAGAAATTCGCTGTCCTCCCTGGATTAATTGAAAGCTGGGATGAACAGGAAGAATATAATCTAGGAAGCTGGGAAGGAAACCCATTAAGGATGTTTTCTTCCATCATCACAGGAATTGGTGTAACCAATGTCGTGATAACAGGAAAGGGCGTTATTGATGGCAATGCCAGCTACAATAACTGGTGGAATGATTTTAGAACTATTAAAGGAGCATATCGTCCCAGGATGATTTTCTTAAATAATTGTGAGAATATCACTCTGCATGAATTTACAACCAGGAATACTCCTGCATGGAATATCCATCCGTATTTTTCCAGGAATCTTAGATTTATTGGTCTTCATATTCTCAATCCGAAAGTTTCACCGAATACAGACGGGATGGATCCCGAGTCCTGTAATGGTGTAGAAATTGTAGGGACGTATTTTTCTGTTGGAGATGACTGTATTGCAATTAAATCCGGAAAGATATATATGGGGAAAAAGTACAAAGAACCGTCTCAAAATATCGAAATTCGACAATGCTGTATGAAGGACGGACATGGTTCTGTGACATTGGGGAGTGAAATGGCGGCCGGAGTAAGAAACCTTATTGTAAAAGACTGCCTGTTTCTTAATACAGACAGAGGTTTGAGGATAAAAACAAGGAGAGGAAGGGGAAAGGATGCGGTTATCGATAATGTTGTGTTCGAGAATATCCGGATGAATCATGTCTTAAGTCCTTTTGTAGTGAATTCCTTTTACTGGGATTGTGATCCTGATGGTCATACGGAATACGTGGCTTCCAAGAACCCGCTGCCATTGGATGACAGAACACCTGTCATTAAAAGCATGGTATTTAAACATATCAAGGCTCACAATTGTCATGTCTGCGGTACATTTATTTATGGTTTGCCTGAGGCTAAGATTCAGAATATAACGATGGAAGATATTGAAATTGATTATTGTGATAATCCTACACCTGAATTTCCTGATTTGTTGGCAGATGTAGAAAAAATCACAAAAATGGGGATATATGTCCATAATGTTCAATATTTAAAAATGGATAACATACGGATAACCGGTCAGGAAGGATCGGCCTGGATCATCCACCAGGTAGATAACTTTTTTAAAGATGGAAAGAGAGTGGAGGAGGGGGAAGATGCCTCAAATGACAAATTTGAAACGGAATTTAAAAAGGATTTTGCGCAATAA
- a CDS encoding ABC transporter substrate-binding protein, with protein sequence MGRWSKKVSAVVLSTAMVVGLTACGTNVKNSSSQAGNEQQTEGSSKQQEDTQEGGDKDVRLKISWWGGDSRHEVTLKAIEVFEKKYPNIKVEAQYGAWNGWLDQLSVQMAGGTEPDVMQINWNWIYEFSKDGDGFADLNQYGDVIDLKQYPESLLKQMTIDGKLQGIPIASTGKVFYWNKTTFDKAGIAVPASFAEMIEAGKVFQEKLGEAYYPMALTPFEQSLVMVYYLQQKYDKQWIVDQKVNFTEEEVADGIAFIRMLEDNHVFPSQEKLAGDGADTMDKNPNWIDGKYAGFYEWDSSQAKFANALEEGQEFVMGGYPYDYGNVKAATVKIAMAFGVSAHSQHPKEAAMLIDFLLNDPDAIEIMGLERGVVSNVNAQKILESAGKLSDLTYESNVAAMENAGFALDPYFEDSKLKDNTGLYFEIFEDLSYDNIDPNELAARLIDGINKVQDSNK encoded by the coding sequence ATGGGAAGATGGAGTAAGAAGGTATCGGCAGTAGTACTGTCAACCGCAATGGTGGTAGGTTTGACTGCATGTGGGACAAACGTAAAGAACAGTTCATCACAAGCGGGAAATGAGCAGCAGACAGAAGGATCTTCCAAACAACAGGAAGACACTCAGGAGGGCGGAGACAAGGACGTACGCCTTAAGATAAGCTGGTGGGGCGGTGACAGCAGACATGAGGTGACTTTAAAGGCAATAGAGGTATTTGAGAAAAAATATCCTAATATTAAAGTAGAAGCACAGTATGGAGCCTGGAATGGATGGCTGGACCAGCTCTCCGTACAAATGGCAGGAGGTACGGAACCAGATGTGATGCAGATAAACTGGAACTGGATTTATGAATTCTCCAAAGATGGAGATGGTTTTGCAGATTTAAACCAATATGGGGATGTAATTGATCTGAAACAGTACCCCGAAAGTCTGTTAAAGCAGATGACAATTGATGGAAAGCTTCAAGGAATTCCCATAGCCTCCACTGGAAAGGTGTTCTATTGGAATAAAACTACTTTTGACAAAGCAGGAATAGCGGTTCCGGCTTCCTTTGCGGAGATGATTGAGGCGGGAAAGGTATTCCAAGAGAAGCTGGGAGAAGCTTATTATCCAATGGCATTGACTCCGTTTGAGCAGTCACTGGTTATGGTGTATTATCTTCAGCAGAAATATGACAAGCAGTGGATTGTGGATCAGAAGGTTAATTTCACAGAAGAGGAAGTAGCTGACGGAATTGCATTTATAAGAATGCTTGAAGATAACCATGTATTCCCCAGCCAGGAAAAGCTGGCAGGAGACGGAGCGGATACAATGGACAAAAATCCAAACTGGATTGATGGAAAGTATGCAGGATTCTATGAGTGGGATTCTTCACAGGCTAAATTTGCCAATGCATTAGAGGAGGGACAGGAGTTTGTAATGGGCGGCTACCCTTATGACTATGGTAATGTAAAAGCAGCTACTGTAAAGATTGCAATGGCCTTTGGAGTTAGCGCTCACAGCCAGCATCCGAAAGAAGCAGCAATGTTGATTGATTTCCTGTTAAATGATCCGGATGCAATAGAAATCATGGGGCTTGAACGAGGGGTAGTATCGAATGTGAATGCGCAGAAGATACTGGAGTCCGCAGGAAAGCTTTCTGATCTGACCTATGAAAGTAATGTAGCGGCAATGGAGAATGCAGGATTTGCATTGGATCCATACTTCGAGGATTCCAAATTGAAAGATAATACAGGTTTATATTTTGAAATATTTGAAGATTTAAGCTATGACAACATTGATCCTAATGAACTGGCGGCAAGGCTGATTGATGGGATTAATAAAGTACAGGATTCAAATAAATAG
- a CDS encoding glycoside hydrolase family 88/105 protein — MNAKGINKDKIQSALNLVTFRLQHLQRPEKEEELLKNQEKTKKVIGAFPRDFGMDAWDWPQGVGLYGMMNLYKITGDQDIKLYIQQWFQRHIQMGLPVRNINTTCPLLTMVDLVESNEEYREICEDWAKWIMYEMPRTKENGFQHTTTKDAARGLLNMNENQIWIDTLFMTVLFLAKWGVYTDNEAYQNEAVHQYLIMLKYLYDKEAGLFYHAWTFDENKNFSKAFWCRGNCWYTASVLDFIEILGDKLSPPVKEILIDAYKAQVSALCEYQSESGLWHTVLDDPDSYEETSGSAGIVYGILKGLRSKVLTADHVEAAERAVNGILDKISSDGTVEGVSAGTPVGRGRDHYKGIMIAPMAYGQSLCIMALSEALQ, encoded by the coding sequence GTGAATGCGAAAGGAATCAATAAGGATAAGATCCAAAGTGCCTTAAATTTAGTTACATTTCGTTTGCAGCATCTTCAAAGGCCAGAAAAAGAGGAAGAGCTACTTAAGAATCAGGAAAAAACAAAAAAGGTTATCGGAGCATTTCCAAGGGATTTTGGGATGGATGCGTGGGACTGGCCTCAGGGAGTAGGTTTATATGGGATGATGAATCTGTATAAAATTACCGGAGATCAGGACATTAAACTGTATATTCAGCAGTGGTTCCAGAGGCATATACAGATGGGACTGCCGGTACGAAATATAAATACAACCTGTCCGCTTTTGACAATGGTAGATTTGGTAGAATCTAATGAAGAATACAGGGAGATCTGTGAGGATTGGGCAAAGTGGATTATGTATGAAATGCCTAGAACAAAAGAAAATGGTTTTCAGCATACGACGACTAAAGATGCAGCCAGGGGTTTGTTGAACATGAACGAAAATCAGATATGGATTGATACATTATTCATGACAGTGCTTTTTCTCGCAAAATGGGGAGTCTATACAGATAATGAAGCTTATCAGAATGAGGCAGTCCATCAGTATCTAATCATGCTGAAATATTTATATGACAAAGAAGCTGGATTATTTTATCATGCATGGACCTTTGATGAAAACAAGAATTTTAGTAAGGCATTCTGGTGTAGAGGAAATTGCTGGTATACTGCTTCGGTACTGGATTTTATAGAAATATTAGGAGATAAGTTAAGTCCCCCAGTGAAAGAGATTTTAATCGACGCTTATAAGGCACAGGTATCTGCATTATGTGAGTATCAGAGTGAGTCAGGATTATGGCATACGGTTTTAGATGATCCGGATAGCTATGAAGAAACATCGGGATCCGCAGGTATTGTATATGGGATACTTAAGGGACTTCGAAGTAAAGTGCTGACAGCAGACCATGTAGAAGCAGCTGAGCGTGCGGTGAATGGAATCTTAGATAAGATCAGTTCAGATGGCACAGTAGAAGGGGTATCCGCCGGAACACCTGTAGGAAGGGGTAGGGATCATTATAAAGGAATTATGATAGCTCCCATGGCATATGGCCAGTCACTATGTATAATGGCTCTTTCAGAGGCATTACAATAA
- the rhmD gene encoding L-rhamnonate dehydratase, whose product MGIMGRKIIEIRAYVAEGGGADYHDQGQDHWIVKQISTPMSIYPEYKATRTSFGINALKTLVVEVEADNGEIGFGISTGGYPAAWLIMNHLDRFIIGQPVENIEQMWDQMYRGSLYYGRKGIVMNAISAVDLALWDLLGKLRQEPVYAMLGGKVREELSFYATGPRPDLAKEMGFIGGKLPLVYGPADGEEGLRKNVGLAEKMRNAVGDDFMLMWDCWMSLDLPYARKLMHESEKLGFKWVEECFNPDDYWAYRDLKKAAGNTMMVSGGEHEATRYGFRMLMEFCDIDLLQPDVGWCGGMTELIKIGNMAESYGKMVVPHGSGIYSHHYVITKVNSPFTECIMMSPDADTVISQYYPLIKDEPLPINGKLKIKDTPGFGAELNKEGCNLIAVKKGGRL is encoded by the coding sequence ATGGGAATTATGGGAAGAAAAATCATTGAAATCAGAGCTTATGTTGCTGAAGGGGGTGGAGCGGATTACCATGATCAAGGGCAAGATCACTGGATCGTAAAACAAATTTCCACGCCAATGAGTATCTATCCGGAGTATAAGGCGACTAGAACAAGCTTTGGTATCAATGCATTGAAGACCCTTGTTGTTGAAGTAGAAGCCGACAATGGGGAAATTGGATTTGGGATTTCAACCGGCGGTTATCCGGCGGCGTGGCTTATTATGAACCATTTAGATCGGTTTATTATCGGGCAGCCGGTTGAAAATATTGAGCAGATGTGGGATCAGATGTATCGTGGATCTCTGTATTATGGAAGAAAAGGTATCGTAATGAATGCTATATCTGCGGTTGACTTAGCGCTATGGGATCTTTTGGGAAAATTAAGGCAGGAACCGGTTTATGCCATGCTGGGAGGTAAGGTAAGAGAAGAATTGTCATTTTATGCAACAGGACCGCGCCCCGATTTAGCAAAAGAAATGGGATTTATAGGCGGTAAGCTTCCGCTTGTATATGGCCCAGCAGATGGTGAGGAGGGACTCAGAAAGAATGTGGGACTTGCAGAGAAAATGCGGAATGCTGTCGGTGATGATTTCATGCTTATGTGGGACTGTTGGATGTCCCTGGATCTCCCGTATGCAAGAAAGCTTATGCATGAGTCTGAAAAATTGGGATTCAAATGGGTAGAGGAATGCTTTAATCCGGATGACTATTGGGCATATCGGGATTTAAAAAAGGCAGCAGGAAATACCATGATGGTATCAGGTGGAGAGCATGAGGCTACACGTTATGGATTCCGCATGCTGATGGAATTTTGTGATATTGATTTGCTTCAGCCGGATGTAGGCTGGTGCGGCGGTATGACCGAGCTGATAAAAATAGGGAACATGGCAGAAAGTTATGGAAAAATGGTAGTGCCGCATGGAAGCGGAATTTATAGTCATCACTATGTTATTACAAAAGTAAATAGTCCGTTTACGGAGTGTATCATGATGAGTCCCGATGCAGATACAGTAATTTCACAATACTATCCGTTGATTAAGGATGAGCCGCTTCCGATCAATGGAAAGCTGAAGATAAAAGATACGCCAGGATTTGGTGCGGAACTGAATAAAGAAGGCTGCAATCTGATTGCTGTAAAAAAGGGAGGAAGGCTTTAA